In the Sarcophilus harrisii chromosome 1, mSarHar1.11, whole genome shotgun sequence genome, one interval contains:
- the ALG2 gene encoding alpha-1,3/1,6-mannosyltransferase ALG2 yields MQPRGSEGRARGPSVLFVHPDFGVGGAERLVLDAALALQSRGCRVQVWTAHYDPSHCFSESRQLQVRCAGDWLPRSLGWGGRGAALCAYLRMIYLALYILLLSGEEMDVIVCDQVSACIPVFRLARHRKKILFYCHFPDLLLTQRNSFLKRLYRIPIDWVEEYTTGMADCIVVNSSFTANVFKNTFKSLVHINPDVLYPSLNVSSFDNTMPSAIDNLIPKGRKFVFLSINRYERKKNLTLALEALLELRGRLDLQDWEKIHLIMAGGYDDRVLENVEYYKELRNTANQFDLTHHVTFLRSFSDTQKISLLHNCTCVLYTPSNEHFGIVPLEAMYMQCPVIAVNSGGPLESIVDNVTGFLCEPDPKQFSKAMEKFIRNPSLKATMGSAGRARVKEKFSLEAFTNQLYQYISKLSE; encoded by the exons ATGCAGCCTCGGGGGTCGGAGGGCCGCGCCCGCGGCCCGTCCGTGCTGTTCGTGCACCCGGACTTCGGCGTGGGCGGCGCGGAGCGACTGGTGCTGGATGCGGCCTTGGCGCTGCAGTCTCGCGGATGTCGCGTCCAGGTGTGGACGGCCCACTATGACCCGAGCCACTGCTTCTCCGAGAGCCGGCAGCTGCAGGTCCGCTGCGCCGGGGACTGGCTGCCGCGAAGCCTGGGGTGGGGCGGGCGCGGCGCGGCGCTGTGCGCCTACCTGCGCATGATCTATCTGGCGCTCTACATCTTGCTCCTGAGCGGCGAGGAGATGGACGTGATCGTGTGCGACCAG GTATCTGCTTGTATCCCAGTGTTTAGACTGGCCAGACATCGGAAGAAGATACTGTTTTACTGTCATTTTCCTGATTTACTTCTTACTCAgagaaattcttttcttaaaCGACTCTACCGAATCCCAATTGATTGGGTGGAAGAGTATACTACTGGCATGGCAGACTGCATTGTGGTTAATAGCTCCTTCACggcaaatgtttttaaaaacactttcaaaTCCCTAGTGCACATAAACCCAGATGTTCTCTACCCTTCTTTGAATGTCAGCAGCTTTGACAACACAATGCCTTCGGCTATAGATAACTTAATTCCCAAAGGAaggaagtttgtttttctttcaatcaacaggtatgaaaggaagaaaaatctaacTCTTGCTTTAGAAGCATTACTTGAACTACGTGGGAGATTAGATCTTCAAGACTGGGAAAAAATTCATCTAATTATGGCTGGTGGTTATGATGATCGAGTCCTAGAAAATGTAGAGTATTATAAAGAACTAAGGAATACAGCCAACCAGTTTGACCTTACCCATCATGTCACATTCCTGAGGTCTTTTTCAGACACACAaaaaatttctcttcttcataATTGTACTTGTGTGCTTTATACACCAAGCAATGAACATTTTGGCATAGTTCCTCTGGAAGCCATGTACATGCAGTGTCCTGTCATTGCAGTGAATTCAGGTGGACCTCTGGAATCTATTGTAGATAATGTAACAGGGTTTTTATGTGAACCTGACCCAAAACAATTTTCTAAAGCAATGGAAAAATTTATCAGAAATCCTTCCTTAAAAGCCACAATGGGGTCAGCAGGAAGAGCCAGAGTGAAGGAAAAATTTTCATTAGAGGCTTTTACAAATCAGCTATACCAATACATAAGTAAATTGtcagaataa